One window of Desulfobacca acetoxidans DSM 11109 genomic DNA carries:
- a CDS encoding prepilin-type N-terminal cleavage/methylation domain-containing protein: protein MARTRNNALGFTLLELVVALTLTSLVVLVIYSSFNITLKGMQRGWATAEFFQELRVGQVILERSISSAVLGSVGRRLYFHGTSREMRFFTVVPLEASNLGGVYHWRILVGQGEQGRKVLAVEQTKNVNWRRDQEGVEVRQIIFRNLTSAHITYGRGENPSATWDAKTQGMLPSWVKIILTFKGHQPMILVIPIYVAEN from the coding sequence ATGGCCAGGACTCGAAACAATGCACTTGGTTTTACCCTGCTGGAATTGGTTGTCGCTTTGACTTTAACCAGCCTGGTGGTTTTGGTGATCTACAGTTCCTTCAACATAACATTGAAGGGTATGCAAAGAGGCTGGGCCACCGCGGAATTTTTTCAGGAATTGCGGGTGGGCCAGGTAATTTTAGAACGCTCGATAAGCTCGGCGGTTCTTGGTTCGGTGGGCAGACGACTGTATTTTCATGGAACTTCCCGGGAAATGCGATTTTTTACGGTTGTGCCATTGGAAGCTTCGAACCTGGGGGGCGTCTACCATTGGCGGATTCTGGTGGGGCAGGGCGAACAAGGGCGGAAAGTTTTGGCCGTAGAGCAGACTAAAAACGTTAATTGGCGGCGCGACCAGGAAGGAGTGGAAGTCAGGCAGATTATTTTCCGTAATTTGACCTCGGCCCACATAACGTATGGCCGCGGTGAGAATCCATCCGCTACCTGGGATGCAAAAACCCAGGGGATGTTGCCCTCCTGGGTGAAAATCATCCTGACTTTTAAGGGCCATCAACCGATGATATTGGTCATCCCCATATATGTGGCAGAAAATTAA
- the gspE gene encoding type II secretion system ATPase GspE: MSPHLKDIGVIEAFPGLSVRYLRENQVIPLKHEDGRVLLAMATPENEALRAALEVALGKPVVILPAPAEEILEVIQTVYEPGSPMSRLVDDLDAEDLDLESEETSEIGHLRDMAREAPIIQLVNLLLLRAIQLGASDIHLEPFENDFRVRYRKDGILHEAESPPKGLQAAVLSRLKIMARLDIAERRLPQDGRFRLKVQGSDIDFRVSTVPTLMGESMVIRILDRGKVILDLSRLGFPPRELQQFDALIHKPYGMILVTGPTGSGKTTTLYAALERINSLEKKIITIEDPVEYRLSGVTQMQVKPSIGLTFARGLRHIVRQDPDVVLVGEIRDRETAEIAIHAALTGHLVFSTLHTNDAAGAITRLLEMEIEDFLLASAILGILGQRLVRMICPECKVPLNSEESRKEAHQIFGESPPQLYFGQGCPACAHTGFQGRSGMYELLLVDEVLRKLILQRADASSLRQAAIQQGMQTLAADGWAKVAQGLTTSQEVLRVTQE; encoded by the coding sequence ATGAGTCCCCATCTCAAAGACATCGGTGTGATTGAAGCTTTCCCAGGTCTATCTGTCCGCTATCTAAGGGAAAATCAAGTAATTCCTTTGAAGCATGAAGACGGTCGGGTATTGCTGGCCATGGCCACCCCTGAAAATGAGGCGTTACGGGCGGCCCTGGAAGTGGCCCTGGGCAAACCCGTAGTTATCCTGCCGGCTCCGGCAGAAGAAATTCTGGAAGTTATCCAAACGGTTTATGAGCCCGGCAGTCCCATGTCACGTCTGGTGGACGACCTGGATGCCGAGGACTTGGATCTGGAAAGTGAAGAGACCTCCGAAATCGGCCATCTGCGGGATATGGCCCGTGAAGCCCCCATCATTCAATTAGTGAATCTCCTATTACTTCGGGCTATCCAGCTGGGGGCCAGTGATATCCATTTAGAGCCGTTTGAAAATGACTTTCGAGTCCGCTATCGCAAGGATGGCATTCTCCACGAAGCCGAATCTCCTCCCAAGGGACTACAGGCCGCAGTGTTGTCCAGGTTGAAGATTATGGCCCGGCTGGATATCGCTGAACGCCGTCTCCCCCAGGACGGCCGGTTTCGACTCAAAGTTCAAGGTTCGGACATCGATTTCCGGGTCTCCACGGTGCCCACACTTATGGGTGAGTCCATGGTTATCCGGATATTGGATCGGGGTAAGGTCATCCTCGATCTGTCCCGGCTGGGCTTCCCTCCTCGGGAGTTGCAGCAATTCGATGCTCTCATCCACAAACCCTATGGCATGATCCTGGTTACCGGTCCCACCGGCAGCGGCAAAACCACTACTCTTTATGCTGCTCTGGAACGGATTAATTCCCTGGAAAAAAAAATTATTACCATCGAAGACCCGGTGGAATACCGCTTGTCCGGGGTAACTCAGATGCAGGTGAAACCCTCCATCGGCCTTACCTTCGCCCGGGGTTTACGACATATCGTTCGACAGGACCCGGACGTGGTGCTGGTGGGAGAGATCCGGGACCGGGAAACCGCTGAAATCGCTATTCACGCAGCCCTCACAGGCCACCTGGTCTTCAGTACCCTGCATACCAATGACGCGGCCGGAGCCATCACTCGGCTGCTGGAGATGGAGATTGAGGATTTCTTACTGGCTTCGGCCATTTTAGGCATTCTGGGCCAACGACTGGTACGGATGATCTGCCCCGAATGCAAAGTTCCTCTCAATTCCGAGGAGAGTAGAAAAGAGGCGCATCAGATATTTGGCGAATCGCCTCCCCAATTATATTTCGGTCAGGGCTGCCCTGCTTGTGCCCATACAGGCTTTCAAGGGCGTAGCGGTATGTATGAATTACTTCTGGTAGATGAAGTATTGCGGAAACTCATCCTGCAGCGAGCCGATGCCAGTTCTTTACGGCAGGCGGCTATCCAGCAGGGTATGCAAACCCTGGCGGCTGATGGTTGGGCCAAGGTGGCCCAAGGTCTCACCACCAGCCAGGAAGTGCTGCGGGTCACCCAGGAGTAA
- a CDS encoding lytic transglycosylase domain-containing protein, with product MSLKKLTIFLVISLVVTPAAVVAKITSLPAEKESSPLTTRGEHQRSTPQIPDTPVDLEALPLASQISSASQILILDQKSIQRHRETLASRRCRQDTSRPLILEGPIRYRRTKKGVIQISNVVVTSRPTGLAAVSTQRLRLREGLAHTLAQPSPPGTGEPQPSMVVQRDLKGPLHIITKKSEPPLLAVLPIPPALDWIAPDLAPIVVEAANAYQLPPSLILSVIWMESNFVPGAVSPKGAMGLMQLMPGTAADLGVQDPFYPRQNIMGGSRYLRHLLNSFDGSLPLAIAAYNAGPRRVAQAGYQVPEIKETKQFVSQVLRLYGLLEKSLKPRLPN from the coding sequence ATGAGCTTAAAAAAGCTAACCATATTCCTCGTTATATCCTTAGTCGTGACGCCGGCCGCGGTCGTTGCCAAGATAACCTCTTTACCCGCTGAAAAAGAATCTAGTCCACTAACAACTCGGGGGGAGCACCAACGCTCTACCCCTCAAATACCGGATACCCCGGTAGACCTGGAAGCCCTCCCTCTGGCCAGCCAGATCAGTTCAGCCTCTCAAATCCTTATCCTTGACCAAAAATCCATCCAGCGCCACCGGGAGACGTTGGCTTCCCGCCGATGCCGGCAGGACACCTCCCGACCCCTGATCCTGGAAGGACCCATCCGTTACCGCCGTACTAAGAAGGGAGTGATTCAGATCAGTAACGTGGTGGTCACCTCGAGACCGACAGGGTTAGCGGCGGTATCAACCCAACGCCTACGTCTGAGGGAAGGACTTGCCCATACCCTGGCCCAGCCCTCCCCGCCAGGGACCGGCGAACCCCAACCATCAATGGTGGTTCAGCGGGATCTCAAGGGCCCATTGCATATCATTACAAAAAAATCGGAGCCGCCACTCTTGGCAGTTCTGCCAATTCCTCCAGCTTTGGACTGGATTGCTCCGGATCTGGCGCCCATCGTGGTGGAAGCGGCTAACGCCTACCAGTTGCCGCCATCTCTAATTTTATCCGTTATTTGGATGGAGTCCAACTTTGTACCTGGGGCGGTGTCCCCCAAGGGTGCCATGGGGCTGATGCAGTTAATGCCGGGAACTGCGGCCGACCTGGGGGTCCAGGACCCGTTCTATCCTCGGCAGAACATTATGGGGGGCAGCCGGTACCTCCGGCATCTGTTGAATTCTTTTGACGGCTCTCTGCCCCTGGCCATTGCTGCTTACAACGCTGGTCCCCGCCGAGTGGCGCAGGCGGGCTACCAGGTTCCGGAAATCAAAGAGACCAAGCAATTTGTCAGTCAAGTGCTGAGGCTTTATGGTTTATTAGAAAAGTCGCTTAAGCCGCGTCTGCCGAATTGA
- a CDS encoding GspH/FimT family protein, which yields MTVPKVADTAVIRGASQTSKQLFRGQESGFTLLELLAVLALLTLLMGLVLPDLLKSYKREQERANIRRFLSILRTARSEAVTRHQRVRLRVDIKAGRYRVEGFASHGAFPGLRLENPHLVWEDIDRRTGFIIFYRDGSSSGGRLGFADSTGRQYRVEIETVTGRINLKVEGR from the coding sequence ATGACAGTACCGAAGGTTGCCGATACTGCGGTGATACGGGGCGCTTCTCAAACTTCCAAACAATTGTTTCGAGGGCAGGAGAGTGGTTTTACTCTTCTGGAGCTTTTGGCAGTATTGGCTCTGCTGACCCTTCTCATGGGCCTGGTGCTGCCGGACCTGTTAAAAAGTTATAAACGGGAGCAGGAACGGGCAAATATACGCCGGTTCCTGTCGATTTTGCGGACTGCCAGGAGCGAAGCCGTCACCAGGCATCAACGGGTGCGACTGCGGGTGGACATTAAAGCCGGGCGTTACCGGGTGGAAGGGTTCGCCAGTCATGGTGCTTTTCCCGGCCTGCGTCTGGAAAACCCGCATCTGGTGTGGGAAGATATTGATAGAAGGACGGGATTCATAATTTTTTACCGGGACGGGAGTTCCAGCGGCGGCAGGCTGGGATTCGCAGATTCCACCGGTAGGCAATACCGCGTGGAGATTGAGACCGTAACCGGTAGGATAAACCTCAAGGTCGAAGGAAGGTGA
- a CDS encoding type II secretion system F family protein: protein MPLYHYRASDLKGNIIQGTLEAREEGLVVLHLQHGGLIPLRISLDPAPSAWQGKLSFRRGRRVSSREVVLFTEELADLLKAGLPLDRSLQALKEVTSRSGMKEVINQILRDLQGGKTLSDSLSRHKAFSPLYVSLIQAGETGGFLDESLSRLSDYLQTVSEFRSYLFTALIYPMILAGMGSLSLVLMLLYVVPRFESFFQEMGQELFWSTRMLLWISQMFRSYWWVLALFLAILIWSISRLLRSSKGQLWLDRFRIQAPLLGTLTRNVAAAFFAKTLGTLLNNGVPLVASLQVVITSVNNRYLASAIKSVLDSVEKGKQLSVMLKKVGMFPELFLQMVAIGEETGHLAEMLLSAADSLEKEARKAIRRLLALLEPILILVTAMAVAFIIVSLLLPILNLYEIQI from the coding sequence ATGCCGCTTTATCACTACCGGGCTTCCGACCTCAAGGGCAACATCATTCAGGGAACCCTGGAAGCCCGGGAGGAAGGCCTGGTTGTACTGCATCTGCAGCATGGTGGACTCATCCCTTTACGCATTAGCCTCGATCCCGCACCCTCGGCTTGGCAAGGTAAACTTTCTTTCCGGCGAGGTCGACGGGTTTCGTCGCGAGAGGTAGTCCTCTTTACCGAGGAACTGGCTGACCTCTTGAAAGCCGGATTGCCCCTGGACCGCAGTCTGCAAGCCCTGAAAGAGGTGACTTCCCGATCGGGCATGAAGGAAGTGATCAATCAGATTCTCCGGGATCTGCAAGGGGGTAAGACGCTCTCCGATTCGCTGAGCCGGCATAAGGCTTTTTCGCCTTTGTACGTCAGCCTGATACAGGCCGGTGAAACCGGCGGTTTTCTGGATGAATCTCTGTCCCGTCTGAGCGACTATTTGCAGACGGTTAGCGAATTCCGCAGTTACCTTTTCACCGCCTTGATTTATCCTATGATCCTGGCGGGAATGGGGAGCCTTTCCTTGGTCCTTATGCTCCTGTATGTCGTCCCTCGGTTCGAATCGTTCTTTCAAGAGATGGGCCAGGAACTTTTTTGGAGCACCCGAATGCTCTTGTGGATTAGCCAAATGTTTCGTTCCTATTGGTGGGTGCTGGCCTTATTCCTGGCTATCCTGATATGGTCAATTAGCCGATTATTGAGAAGTTCCAAAGGCCAGCTCTGGTTGGATCGTTTCCGCATCCAGGCGCCGTTGCTGGGAACTTTGACCCGGAACGTGGCTGCGGCCTTTTTTGCCAAGACTCTAGGGACATTATTAAATAATGGTGTACCCCTGGTTGCCTCTCTCCAGGTGGTCATCACCTCGGTGAATAACCGCTATCTGGCCAGTGCCATAAAAAGCGTTTTGGATAGCGTCGAAAAAGGCAAACAACTTTCCGTGATGCTGAAAAAAGTAGGGATGTTTCCGGAACTATTCCTGCAAATGGTGGCCATCGGAGAAGAAACCGGACATCTCGCCGAAATGCTTTTATCAGCCGCGGACTCTCTGGAAAAGGAAGCCAGAAAAGCCATCCGGAGACTGCTGGCCCTTCTGGAGCCGATACTTATTCTGGTCACGGCCATGGCAGTGGCTTTTATCATTGTCTCGTTGCTCCTGCCCATTCTCAACCTTTATGAAATCCAAATTTAG
- a CDS encoding PilN domain-containing protein gives MKNLTDTLSSLWGNLTATILSGAEGLGIYVDKRKLTLVQVQKNLSGIKPEFFRQIAYKTDNPEEVLPALRETIQDWKSLGSPVSLAVSSDFGFFQKGVLPIAASENLVQVVAYELDRFLPLPASDLYYTFHVVKETDQEIHFMFLAVPRQRIERWLNILKEAGLRPVGLELAPCAAANAALLLAEKKFPPSWLLLHTMTDGFELTQINGRAVNNFSVKREIPRKDFIRVVQTHLARIVAEGSGSTTLCVYGKFTRDMVNRLSQEYEFEVVHPGQIVLPESPGQREEGESLTAVGAALTCLGKPSVEHNLLPLTEREPVSFRSFSLIKILFCLLVALGLIWAGSALIHKRVLLFQINRQIAAVTPEAREVEGLIKEGRALAQQMENLRNIGASPDTLLMLRNLTQIIPQNTWLYSVRLSKQVLEIGGMSQSASELIPLLEKSGWLKKTEFVSPIVTDANKLEHFKIKAEIKGLETASR, from the coding sequence ATGAAGAATCTAACCGATACATTAAGCAGTTTGTGGGGAAACCTGACTGCCACAATATTAAGCGGGGCCGAAGGGTTAGGTATCTATGTGGATAAACGGAAGCTTACCCTGGTCCAGGTTCAGAAAAATCTTTCGGGGATTAAACCGGAATTTTTCAGGCAGATCGCTTATAAAACGGATAACCCGGAAGAAGTGCTCCCTGCACTCCGAGAAACAATTCAAGACTGGAAATCGTTGGGAAGCCCGGTAAGCCTGGCGGTCAGTTCCGATTTTGGCTTTTTCCAAAAGGGTGTCCTCCCGATTGCTGCCTCGGAAAATCTGGTCCAGGTCGTGGCCTATGAATTGGACCGATTTTTACCCCTGCCAGCCTCGGATCTCTACTACACGTTTCATGTTGTCAAGGAGACCGATCAGGAAATTCATTTTATGTTTCTGGCTGTGCCCCGACAAAGGATAGAGCGTTGGTTGAATATATTGAAGGAAGCAGGCTTACGCCCTGTGGGGCTTGAATTAGCTCCTTGTGCCGCTGCCAATGCAGCCCTCTTGCTGGCGGAAAAAAAATTTCCTCCTTCCTGGCTCTTATTACATACGATGACCGATGGATTTGAGCTGACCCAGATTAACGGACGCGCGGTTAATAATTTTTCTGTGAAACGGGAAATACCAAGGAAAGATTTTATCAGGGTGGTCCAGACTCACCTTGCCCGTATAGTGGCGGAGGGGTCGGGAAGCACCACACTGTGCGTTTATGGGAAATTCACCAGGGATATGGTCAATCGGCTGTCGCAGGAATATGAATTTGAAGTTGTTCATCCCGGCCAAATCGTTCTGCCGGAGTCCCCTGGGCAACGGGAGGAAGGCGAAAGTCTGACTGCCGTCGGGGCAGCCTTGACCTGTTTGGGAAAACCATCGGTGGAGCATAATCTGTTGCCTTTGACCGAGCGGGAGCCGGTCAGTTTCAGATCCTTTTCCCTGATCAAAATTCTATTTTGTTTACTCGTAGCCTTAGGCCTTATTTGGGCTGGTAGTGCTTTGATCCACAAACGCGTACTTCTCTTTCAAATAAACCGTCAGATTGCTGCGGTGACACCGGAAGCACGGGAAGTGGAAGGGCTGATAAAAGAAGGTCGAGCCTTGGCGCAGCAGATGGAGAACCTGCGTAATATTGGTGCTTCCCCGGATACATTGCTGATGCTCAGAAATCTAACCCAGATTATTCCCCAAAATACCTGGCTTTACTCCGTAAGGCTGAGCAAACAGGTTCTGGAAATTGGTGGGATGTCCCAATCTGCCTCTGAATTGATTCCTCTTTTGGAGAAATCAGGTTGGTTGAAAAAAACCGAATTCGTTTCACCCATAGTCACCGATGCTAATAAACTCGAACATTTTAAAATTAAAGCAGAAATTAAGGGCCTGGAAACAGCTTCTCGATAA
- the gspG gene encoding type II secretion system major pseudopilin GspG, translated as MLNKDRKDRGFTLIELMIVLFILGLLAALVAPRLMGRVGKAKQKSTAAQMQFLATALDLFHLDVGRYPTDEEGLKALREKPGNLPSWGGPYLDKPVPKDPWGRDYVYKSPGEHGAYDLYSLGADGAPGGEGENQDISNWQSAP; from the coding sequence TTGCTTAATAAAGACCGGAAAGATCGAGGGTTTACCCTTATTGAATTAATGATTGTTCTGTTTATCCTGGGCTTGCTGGCTGCCCTTGTGGCGCCTCGGCTCATGGGGCGAGTCGGGAAGGCGAAACAAAAATCGACGGCAGCCCAGATGCAGTTTCTAGCCACCGCCCTGGATCTTTTTCATCTCGATGTGGGCCGCTACCCCACCGACGAAGAAGGGCTAAAAGCTTTAAGAGAAAAACCAGGCAACCTGCCTTCCTGGGGGGGGCCTTATCTGGATAAGCCGGTTCCCAAGGACCCGTGGGGCAGGGATTATGTCTATAAATCTCCGGGAGAACACGGTGCTTACGATTTATATTCTTTAGGAGCCGACGGCGCGCCCGGAGGAGAAGGAGAAAATCAGGACATTTCCAACTGGCAGTCCGCTCCCTAA
- a CDS encoding general secretion pathway protein GspK: MWQKIKRNLGGKTNLVPRDERGAVLLVVTLILALMSVLILSWGREWRLELTLAANFLEVRKSRRLAEAGVYYSLGKLARVRRVEAAAVQGNRIIQSNVSDQDILRLDNQPRILKFPAGEVEVRVADEGGKINLNQAKEEILLRLFMVLGIPEIKTRTMVDSIIDWRTRGDQPQPYGAKSSYYLRLEPPYVSKNGRFETVEELAWVRGFENSSIIPILTDFLTVQATGQAINVNTAPPQVLRAVGLSDDNVAAIVIARQQKSLQNLQEMGSLQLDPWLGQRQPFSFASSLFFTIKSKGTVINGKGSYTTKAIVRLQPNQSSPWSFVSWMDDFPG; this comes from the coding sequence ATGTGGCAGAAAATTAAAAGAAACCTAGGTGGTAAAACTAATCTGGTTCCCAGGGATGAACGGGGCGCCGTGCTCCTCGTTGTGACCCTGATTTTGGCCTTGATGAGCGTTTTAATTTTGAGTTGGGGGCGGGAATGGCGCTTGGAACTGACCTTGGCTGCCAATTTTTTGGAAGTACGCAAGTCTCGGCGTCTGGCCGAAGCTGGTGTTTATTATTCTCTGGGAAAATTAGCCCGTGTCCGCAGGGTTGAAGCCGCTGCCGTTCAGGGTAACCGGATTATTCAGAGCAACGTCAGTGATCAAGATATTTTGCGCCTGGACAACCAACCTCGTATACTGAAATTCCCGGCAGGAGAAGTCGAAGTACGGGTTGCTGATGAAGGCGGCAAAATCAATCTTAACCAGGCCAAAGAGGAAATTCTACTAAGACTTTTTATGGTGCTGGGTATTCCCGAGATAAAGACACGAACCATGGTTGATTCCATCATAGATTGGCGTACGCGGGGAGACCAACCCCAGCCATATGGTGCCAAAAGTTCCTATTACCTGCGTCTCGAACCACCTTATGTATCTAAAAACGGTAGATTTGAAACGGTTGAGGAACTGGCCTGGGTCCGAGGTTTTGAAAACAGCTCCATCATTCCCATATTAACCGATTTTCTGACAGTTCAGGCCACCGGTCAGGCTATTAATGTCAATACCGCCCCGCCTCAAGTTCTACGGGCTGTAGGATTGTCAGATGACAATGTTGCCGCCATTGTCATAGCCCGGCAACAGAAATCGTTGCAGAATCTACAAGAAATGGGGTCCTTACAGTTAGATCCTTGGCTGGGTCAAAGACAACCATTCTCATTTGCCAGTTCCCTTTTTTTTACAATAAAATCCAAGGGTACAGTAATAAATGGTAAGGGGTCTTATACTACCAAGGCAATAGTTCGATTGCAGCCGAATCAATCGTCTCCCTGGAGCTTTGTGTCGTGGATGGATGACTTTCCCGGATGA
- the gspM gene encoding type II secretion system protein GspM, which translates to MLINSNILKLKQKLRAWKQLLDKLPDRQQRWAWLGIGGLGILLAYLVIIGPLLDLEESWDQKIGQQRRLLAKYQSLSANRAVAQQAITALQTAFAQTEKQFLAGDNPAVASADLQDIIKSLAREHGVELTSAKPLPTREAGPYLEVPVQVAMAARIDQLLIILFNLEHHKKFLFIPEVEINAPRVVRTDKDKALLQVSMIISGILHKTGTPS; encoded by the coding sequence ATGCTAATAAACTCGAACATTTTAAAATTAAAGCAGAAATTAAGGGCCTGGAAACAGCTTCTCGATAAGCTGCCGGACCGGCAACAGCGTTGGGCCTGGCTCGGAATAGGCGGCCTGGGTATACTGCTAGCCTATTTGGTAATCATCGGTCCCCTCCTTGACCTGGAGGAATCTTGGGATCAGAAGATTGGTCAACAACGCCGACTCTTGGCTAAATACCAGAGCCTATCGGCCAATAGAGCAGTGGCCCAACAAGCAATTACGGCTTTGCAGACGGCTTTTGCCCAGACGGAGAAGCAGTTTTTGGCCGGGGACAATCCCGCGGTGGCTTCGGCGGATCTCCAAGATATCATTAAGAGTCTGGCTCGTGAACATGGAGTCGAGTTGACCAGCGCCAAACCCCTGCCGACCCGGGAAGCCGGTCCTTATCTGGAGGTTCCGGTTCAGGTTGCCATGGCCGCCAGAATCGACCAACTGCTCATTATTCTTTTCAATCTTGAGCATCATAAAAAGTTTCTTTTCATTCCGGAAGTAGAGATCAATGCCCCACGCGTCGTCAGGACTGACAAGGATAAGGCCTTGCTGCAAGTCAGT